DNA from Nocardioides seonyuensis:
GTGGCGCTCGTGCAGGCAGTGCTGGTCGGGCTCGCGGTGGCGCCGCAGCTGTCTGCCCGGCTCACTGGAGACACCTACCAGCTCCGGGTCGCTCCGCTGGACCCGATAGATCCGTTCAGGGGGGCCTACGTCACCCTCGACTACCCCGATCTCGACCTCAGTCGTCGAGACGGGGGTGAGGGCCGTCCCCTGCGCGACGACGAGCGCGGCGACGTCTTCGTGACCCTCGTGGAGCAGGGCGACGTCATGGTCGCCGACCGGTGGACGCGCGACCGTCCCGACGCCGGCCCCTACCTCTCATGCACCGATCGCGGGTGGGACGTCCGGTGCGGGATCGAGAGCTGGTTCCTCCCCCAGGACGAGGCCGCGAGCATGGAGGACGTCCTGCGAGACGGGGCGATCGCCGAGGTCAGGATCGACGGACGCGGCCACGCCGCACTGGTCGACGTACGGGCTCCTTGAGTCAGCCGCCCGCCACGGCGGGGATGACCGAGACCTGGACTCCGTCCGGCGTGGCGGTGGCCAGCTCGTCGAGGAAGCGGACGTCGTCGTTGCCGACGTAGACGTTCACGAACCGGCGCAGCTGGCCGCTCTCGTCGAGGATGCGCCCCTTGATACCGGGGTAGGTCGCGTCGAGGTCATCGAGCACGTCGGCCAGGGTCGCGCCGTTCGCTGACACCTCGGACTCGCCGCCGGTGTAGGTGCGCAGGATCGTGGGGACGCGGACCGAGACTGCCATGGCTGGTTCCTTTGCTGGTGTGTTGATGAGCGTCGCTCAGAGGATGCCGGAGGCGACGAAGGCGTCGTAGGTGGGGGCGATGGTGGCCGCGGCGCCGACCCGGTCCGAGACGGCGTCGAGGGTCTTGAGACCGTGGCCGGTGTTGATCACCACGGTCTCGAGCGAGGTGTCGAGCTGACCGGACTCGACGAGCTTCTTCAGGACGCCGACCGTGGTGCCGCCCGCGGTCTCGGTGAAGATGCCCTCGGTGCGGGCGAGCAGCACGATCGCGTCGCGGACCTCGTCGTCGGTGATGTCCTCGACTGCGCCGCCGGTACGTCGGCAGATGTCGAGCACGTAGATGCCGTCAGCGGGATTGCCGATCGCCAGGCTCTTGGCGATGGTGTCGGGCTTGACGGGGCGGATTGCGTCGGTGTCGGCCTTGTAGGCGACGCTCACCGGCGAGCAGCCCGTGGCCTGGGCACCGAAGATCCGGTAGGGCCTGTCGTCGACCAGGCCCAGTGCGATGAGCTCCTGGAAGGCCTTGTCGACCTTGGTCAGCTGCGAGCCCGAGGCGACCGGGATCACGATCTGGTCCGGGAGGCGCCAGCCCAGCTGCTCGGCGATCTCGTAGCCCAGCGTCTTCGACCCCTCCGCGTAGAACGGTCGGACGTTGACGTTGACGAAGGCCCAGCCGTCCTCCTCGCCGGCGATCTCGGAGGCGAGCCTGTTGACGTCGTCGTAGTTGCCGTCGACAGCCACCAGCTTGTCGGTGTAGACGGCGGAGTTGACCTGCTTGGGGTGCTCGAGGTCGCTCGGGATGAAGACGACGGTCCGGATGCCGGCGCGGGCGCCCGCGGCGGCGACGGCGTTGGCGAGGTTGCCGGTGCTGGGGCACGCGAAGACCTTGGCATCCAGCTCGCGGGCGGCGCTCAGCGCACAGGCCACCACGCGGTCCTTGAAGGAGTTCGTGGGGTTGGTCGAGTCGTCCTTGACCCACAGCTTCTCGAGCCCGAGCTCGCGGGCCAGGTTGTCGGCCCGGAGCAGCCGGGTGAAGCCCGGCTCGGTGTTGGGGCTCTGCTCGATGTCGACCGGCACCGGCAGCAGTGCCTTGTAGCGCCAGATGTTGGGGGGTCCGGCCTCGATCTCCTCGCGGGTGACCACGGGGAAGTCGTAGGCCACCTCGAGCGGGCCGAAGCAGTCAGGACAGGCGTACGACGGGCCGAGCTCCACCTCGTTGCCGCACTCGCGGCATGCCAGGGCGCGGGCGTTGCCGAAGGCACCGGTCCGCAGGGATGGAGCGGTCTTCTCGGTCACTGCAGCACTCATGCGAGATCCTCCTTCTCATCTGTCCCGGGCGGCCGTCGCACGGGTCGGATTTGGCACCGTTTCCGCGACCGGCCGCGCCCTTGGACGGGCACGGACGGGAGGTTCGTGGCGGTTGCCGGGACTTCAACGGGCCGTTCCCTCAGTCCCTCGTGATGAGTTCGGGGCCAACCCTAGGCGTGCCGTCTCAACATGTGCACATCGCATCCACATCGTGGACATGGCTGTGCCACCCAGCGTGTGTCGCTCAGTGGGTGCGTTGGGACGCCCGGGCAGCGACGGCGAGCTCGCGCAGGAGCTCCATGACGCCGTCTGGCCCGGGGACCACCAGGTCGGCGAGCCTGGCCACCTCGGCCTGCTCGGTCGCCGAGCACACCGCAAGGGTCGGCATGCCGTCGCGTCGCAGCTCGTGCAGGGCCTCGAAGGCCTCGACGTCCCCGAGGTCGTCGCCCGCGAAGACGAACCCACCGGCCTGGTGCTCCTCCACGAGGACACGCACCGCATCGCCCTTCGTGGTGTCCCCCGACCGCACCTCGATCACGTGTCGTCCGGGCTCGATGGTGAGTCCATGGCGCTCGGCGAGCTGACGGAGGGGTTCCAGCAGGCGCTCGAAGGCTCCTGCCGGGTCGGGCATGCGCCTGGTGTGGATGCCCACGGCCAGCCCCTTCTCCTCGACGAAGGCGTCGGCTGCGCCGGCACTGCGCAGGACGGCGGGCAGCTCGCGCTCGAAGCTGGCCAGGCCGCGCGGTGGGCGCGGGGAGACCACCCTGCGCTCACCTGCGGACCAGCGCTCGTTGCCGTACTGCCCGAAGACGGAGAGCGACGTGCCGTGCTCGGCCATGGCACGCCCGAGCTCGTCCAGTGCACCCATGTCCACCGCCTGCCGCGCGGGGCGCCCGGTCACGATCGCGATCGCACGCACCACCTGGGAGACGTCAGCCAGCACGTCGCTGGCGTCGGCATGGATGCGCGCAGCCTCCGGGTCGTCGACGATCGGGGCGAGGGTGCCGTCGAAGTCGAGGCCGACGACCGTCGAGGCAGCCACGGCGACCACGGCGTCGAAGCGCGAGCGGGCCTGCGCGGAGGTGAACTCCATGAGTCCACCTTCGCACGAGGGCTTCAGCCAGCCGCGTCCGCGGTGAGCACGACGGTGAGGCGGTCCATCTTCATGGGTGAGACGGCGAGGGCGGTGCGACCGAGTCCCAGGTCGAGCGCGAGCTGCTTGCCCGCCGCCTTGAGACGCGCGGGGTAGTAGACGGTCGAGGCAGGGATGGCGCCGTACCAGTTGTCCTCGCCCACGACCTGCCACCCGACCTGGGTGGCCCGGGAGGCGGTCCTGGCGGCGAGACCCTTGATGCCGGAGTTGTTGAAGACCTCGACGTAGACCTCGCCGCGGTTGACCCGCGGCTCAGGCTTCTTGGTGGCCGTCGGTGTGGCCTCGTGCGCGGGGGTGGTCGGCTCGGCGCTGGCGACCGTGGCCTGGTCGACCCGACGCTCGGTCGGCTCCTCGGAGCGGGTGGCGAAGAAGGTGATGCTGGCCATGGCGACCGCGATGGCGGAGAGCATCACGATCGGGGAAGGGACAGACGCCATCGAAACGCTCTCAGAGCTCGAAGCCGAGGCGGCGCGCAGAGCGCTGTCGCTGCCGAGAGGTACGGAGCCGGCGCAGCCGCCGCACGAGCAGTGGGTCTGCCTCGAGGGCCTCAGGGCGGTCGATCAGGGCGTTGAGGACCTGGTAGTAGCGGGTGGAGGACATGTCGAACTTCTCGCGGACCGCCTGCTCCTTGGCACCGGCGTACTTCCACCAGTGGCGCTCGAACTCGAGGATCTCGCGGTCACGCTGACTCAGCGCGGCCTCGCCGTCCTGCTCGACGACGAACTGCTTCGCGGCGTCCATGTGCCTGTCTCCTCCCGATCGACCCGGGCCCGCCGTCAGCGGGCAGGCCCCACTCTAGGCGACGAACCACAACGATGTCATTCGCCTCCGGCGAGTCGTCTGGACATTTGACCGTCCGCACGGGCATGCCGCGTGGTCGTGCGTGATGTGCAACACCCCGGACACGTAGGGTGGTCCCGTGAGCGCCCAGGACAAGGCAGACCTCGTCATCGTGGCCAACCGTCTGCCCGTGGACCGGTTCCGGCTCCCCGACGGCAGCCACGAGTGGAGGCGCTCCCCCGGAGGGCTGGTCACCGCCCTGGAGCCGGTGATGCGTTCCGGGGACGGCGCCTGGATCGGTTGGCCCGGCTCACCGGACGACGACCTGGAGCCCTTCGTCGAGGACGGCATGCAGCTGGTCCCCGTCCACCTCAGCGCCCAGGAGGTCGAAGAGTTCTACGAGGGGTTCTCCAACGGGACCCTATGGCCGCTCTACCACGACGTCGTCGCCAAGCCTGAGTTCCACCGCGAGTGGTGGGACGCCTACGTCACGGTCAACCGGCGCTTCGCCGAGCGCGTGGCCTCGGTCGCGGCCAAGGGTGCGACCGTGTGGGTGCAGGACTACCAGCTCCAGCTCGTGCCGCAGATGCTGCGCGACCTGCGCTCCGACCTCTCGATCGGCTTCTACCTCCACATCCCGTTCCCTCCCGCGGAGCTGTTCTCCCAGCTGCCGTGGCGCCGGCAGATCCTCGAGGGCCTCCTCGGCGCCGACCTGATCGGCTTCCAGCGCACCGGCGCGGCGGCCAACTTCGTCAGGCTCGTCCGCAGCCGCGTCGGCCACAAGACCCACCGCGACACCATCACGCTGCCCGAGGGACGCGTGGTGCGGGCTGCGGCCTTCCCGATCTCGATCGACTCCGCCGGCTTCGAGGAGCTGGCGCGGTCCGAGGGCGTGACGAGGCGGGCCGAGGAGATCCGCCGGGCCCTGGGCAGCCCGCGCAAGATCTTCCTCGGCATCGACCGGCTCGACTACACCAAGGGCATCTACGCCCGGCTCAAGGCGTTCGGCGAGCTCATCCGCGATGGAAGGCTCGATGTCGAGGACGCCGTGTTCGTCCAGGTGGCGACTCCTTCGCGCGAGCGCGTGGAGCAGTACCGCATCCTGCGTGACGACATCGACCGACTGGTGGGGCAGATCAACGGCGACCTCGGCAGGATCGGCCGGCCGGCGATCTCCTACATGCACTCCTCCTACCCCCGTGAGGAGATGGCCGCGCTCTACCGCGCCGCCGACATCATGGTCGTCACCCCCTACCGGGACGGCATGAACCTCGTGGCCAAGGAGTACGTCGCCTGCCGCTTCGAGAACGACGGGGCGCTGGTCCTCTCCGAGTTCGCCGGCGCCGCCGACGAGCTCAAGCAGGCCTGGCTGATCAACCCCTACGACATCAACGGCATCAAGGACGCGCTGATGGCCGCCTTCCACTCCGACGCGAAGGAGCAGACCAAGCGGATGCGTGCCATGCGCAAGACGATCGTCGAGCACGACGTCGCCGAGTGGGCGGCGTCGTTCCTCTCGTGCCTCGAGGAGGCCGACTCCCTCAGGGGCAGGGCGTAGCCGCAGCGGCGCACGCCGAGGTCAGCCGCGAGCGGCCGGGGTGCGGGCCTCCTGGGGGCCGACGTTCAGCATGATCTCGGTGATCTCCTCCGCCAGCGCGGGCGACACCGTGCCCCACTTGCGCCCGTAGCCGAAGACGTCCCGCAGGGGCCGGCTCGACTGGAGCCCGTCGATGAGGTCGATGTCGTCGGCGGTGATCAGGCCGGGGTGGGCGACGCCGACGGCCTCGGAGACCTTCAGGAGGTCGCGACGCAGGGTCTTGACGTAGTTGGCGCACCGGGCGGCCTTCAGCTGGGGGTCCAGTCCCCTCATGAGCCACGCGTCCTGGGTGGCCACCCCGGTGGGGCACTTGTCGGTGTGGCACTTCTGCGCCTGGATGCAGCCGATCGCGAGCATCGCCTCCCGGCCGACGTTGATCATGTCGCAGCCGAGGGCGAACGCCACCAGCGCGTTGTCGGGGAGTCCCAGCTTCCCCGCGCCGATGAAGGTGATGTCGTCGCACAGCCCGGCGTCGGCGAAACGCTTGTAGACCTTCGAGAACGCGACCCGGAACGGGAAGGCCACGGAGTCGGCGAAGACCAGGGGCGCTGCGCCCGTGCCGCCCTCGCCGCCGTCGATGTTGATGAAGTCGACCATGCGCTCGGGCCCCATCGCCGCGATCAGGTCGTCCCAGAAGTCCATGTTGCCGACCGCGGACTTGATCCCGACCGGCAGTCCCGTCTCGGTGGCCACCATCTCGACGAAGTCGAGCATGGAGTCGACGTCGCTGAAGACCCGGTGCCGCGAGGGCGACGCGCAGTCGACGCCGGGCTGGATGCCCCTGATCTCGGCGATCTCCTGGGTGACCTTGGCGGCCGGCAGCATCCCGCCGAGCCCGGGCTTGGCCCCCTGGGAGAGCTTGATCTCGATCATCTTCACCGGTGCCGACGCGACCAGGTCCTTGAGTCGCGCGAGGTCGAAGTTCCCGTCGGCGTCGCGGCAGCCGAAGTAGGCCGTGCCGATCTGGAAGACGAGGTCGCCGCCTTGGCGGTGGTGGGGCGAGAGTGCGCCCTCGCCGGTGTTCTGCATGCACCCCGCCAGGCGCGCGCCCTCGTTGAGCGCGACGATGGCGTTGCTGGACAACGACCCGAAGCTCATCCCCGAGAGGTTCACGACCGAGTCCGGGCGGAAGGCCCCGGCACGCTTCCGGGG
Protein-coding regions in this window:
- a CDS encoding GDYXXLXY domain-containing protein; this translates as MNKVQTLALVALVQAVLVGLAVAPQLSARLTGDTYQLRVAPLDPIDPFRGAYVTLDYPDLDLSRRDGGEGRPLRDDERGDVFVTLVEQGDVMVADRWTRDRPDAGPYLSCTDRGWDVRCGIESWFLPQDEAASMEDVLRDGAIAEVRIDGRGHAALVDVRAP
- a CDS encoding MoaD/ThiS family protein, with protein sequence MAVSVRVPTILRTYTGGESEVSANGATLADVLDDLDATYPGIKGRILDESGQLRRFVNVYVGNDDVRFLDELATATPDGVQVSVIPAVAGG
- the thrC gene encoding threonine synthase, yielding MSAAVTEKTAPSLRTGAFGNARALACRECGNEVELGPSYACPDCFGPLEVAYDFPVVTREEIEAGPPNIWRYKALLPVPVDIEQSPNTEPGFTRLLRADNLARELGLEKLWVKDDSTNPTNSFKDRVVACALSAARELDAKVFACPSTGNLANAVAAAGARAGIRTVVFIPSDLEHPKQVNSAVYTDKLVAVDGNYDDVNRLASEIAGEEDGWAFVNVNVRPFYAEGSKTLGYEIAEQLGWRLPDQIVIPVASGSQLTKVDKAFQELIALGLVDDRPYRIFGAQATGCSPVSVAYKADTDAIRPVKPDTIAKSLAIGNPADGIYVLDICRRTGGAVEDITDDEVRDAIVLLARTEGIFTETAGGTTVGVLKKLVESGQLDTSLETVVINTGHGLKTLDAVSDRVGAAATIAPTYDAFVASGIL
- the otsB gene encoding trehalose-phosphatase, whose product is MEFTSAQARSRFDAVVAVAASTVVGLDFDGTLAPIVDDPEAARIHADASDVLADVSQVVRAIAIVTGRPARQAVDMGALDELGRAMAEHGTSLSVFGQYGNERWSAGERRVVSPRPPRGLASFERELPAVLRSAGAADAFVEEKGLAVGIHTRRMPDPAGAFERLLEPLRQLAERHGLTIEPGRHVIEVRSGDTTKGDAVRVLVEEHQAGGFVFAGDDLGDVEAFEALHELRRDGMPTLAVCSATEQAEVARLADLVVPGPDGVMELLRELAVAARASQRTH
- a CDS encoding LytR C-terminal domain-containing protein, with the translated sequence MASVPSPIVMLSAIAVAMASITFFATRSEEPTERRVDQATVASAEPTTPAHEATPTATKKPEPRVNRGEVYVEVFNNSGIKGLAARTASRATQVGWQVVGEDNWYGAIPASTVYYPARLKAAGKQLALDLGLGRTALAVSPMKMDRLTVVLTADAAG
- a CDS encoding DUF3263 domain-containing protein; the encoded protein is MDAAKQFVVEQDGEAALSQRDREILEFERHWWKYAGAKEQAVREKFDMSSTRYYQVLNALIDRPEALEADPLLVRRLRRLRTSRQRQRSARRLGFEL
- a CDS encoding alpha,alpha-trehalose-phosphate synthase (UDP-forming), whose amino-acid sequence is MSAQDKADLVIVANRLPVDRFRLPDGSHEWRRSPGGLVTALEPVMRSGDGAWIGWPGSPDDDLEPFVEDGMQLVPVHLSAQEVEEFYEGFSNGTLWPLYHDVVAKPEFHREWWDAYVTVNRRFAERVASVAAKGATVWVQDYQLQLVPQMLRDLRSDLSIGFYLHIPFPPAELFSQLPWRRQILEGLLGADLIGFQRTGAAANFVRLVRSRVGHKTHRDTITLPEGRVVRAAAFPISIDSAGFEELARSEGVTRRAEEIRRALGSPRKIFLGIDRLDYTKGIYARLKAFGELIRDGRLDVEDAVFVQVATPSRERVEQYRILRDDIDRLVGQINGDLGRIGRPAISYMHSSYPREEMAALYRAADIMVVTPYRDGMNLVAKEYVACRFENDGALVLSEFAGAADELKQAWLINPYDINGIKDALMAAFHSDAKEQTKRMRAMRKTIVEHDVAEWAASFLSCLEEADSLRGRA
- a CDS encoding FMN-binding glutamate synthase family protein, with the protein product MMKALAALGAAVVGAVAARDLAQKEHALKRNFPVIANFRYLLESVGPELRQYIVTSNDEERPFSRDQRRWVYASAKLQNNYFGFGTDNDLETQSGYPIIKHRTFAQVAPPTSSHAGEETPLPVAKVVGGPRKRAGAFRPDSVVNLSGMSFGSLSSNAIVALNEGARLAGCMQNTGEGALSPHHRQGGDLVFQIGTAYFGCRDADGNFDLARLKDLVASAPVKMIEIKLSQGAKPGLGGMLPAAKVTQEIAEIRGIQPGVDCASPSRHRVFSDVDSMLDFVEMVATETGLPVGIKSAVGNMDFWDDLIAAMGPERMVDFINIDGGEGGTGAAPLVFADSVAFPFRVAFSKVYKRFADAGLCDDITFIGAGKLGLPDNALVAFALGCDMINVGREAMLAIGCIQAQKCHTDKCPTGVATQDAWLMRGLDPQLKAARCANYVKTLRRDLLKVSEAVGVAHPGLITADDIDLIDGLQSSRPLRDVFGYGRKWGTVSPALAEEITEIMLNVGPQEARTPAARG